The following proteins come from a genomic window of Vibrio vulnificus NBRC 15645 = ATCC 27562:
- a CDS encoding PTS fructose transporter subunit IIB has translation MKVVAVTACPTGIAHTYMAADALTKAAPKYNVQIKVETQGAMGIENQLTPYDVAHADKVLIVSDIEIEQPGRFEGMNVVKLAIEDVLLNVDKVFLVHCR, from the coding sequence ATGAAAGTTGTTGCGGTCACCGCTTGCCCAACGGGCATTGCCCACACCTACATGGCGGCCGATGCATTAACCAAAGCCGCACCAAAGTACAATGTGCAGATCAAAGTCGAAACCCAAGGTGCGATGGGAATCGAAAACCAACTGACGCCTTATGATGTGGCCCATGCAGATAAGGTATTGATTGTCTCGGATATCGAAATCGAACAACCTGGACGTTTTGAAGGCATGAACGTGGTGAAACTCGCCATCGAAGATGTGCTGCTCAACGTCGACAAAGTGTTTCTTGTCCACTGTCGCTGA
- a CDS encoding PTS fructose transporter subunit IIABC yields the protein MINQLINANLIQLDLQANNKQAVFEELIDILHSQGRISDKAAFLQDIQAREELGNTGFEDGVAIPHAKSAAVTQPAVAIGVSKQGIEYGAEDGLPSKLFFMIASPDGGDNHHIEVLAELSSKLIEEGFIDTFLNAENAEQALQLLLKKAEPAPDTTPSESKGLIIGVTGCPAGIAHTYLAAEALEKGAAALGYEIKVETNGSIGVKNSPTEEEIARAEAIVVACDKQVDMARFAGKRVVKTNVKAPIRDAQKLINEALNAPSYQAESASTQSVANKASQARSDLYRFLMNGVSHMIPFVVTGGLLIALALAVGGEPTEAGMAIPPGSMWNQILEVGVVAFTLMIPILAGYIAYAIADRPALAPGLIGGWIANNGSFYGAEAGTGFIGAIIAGLLVGYFVKWITSINYHKFIQPLVPIMIAPITASLFIAGLFIFVIGAPIASLMDGLTALLTSMSTGNVILLGIVLGGMAGFDMGGPFNKVAFLFSVGMIASGQTQFMGAMACAIPVAPLGMALATAMGRKFDLFESSEIEAGKAAGAMGLVGISEGAIPFAAQDPMSVIPANVLGSMVAAVMAFSFGITNSVAHGGPVVALLGAMNYPLLALVCMASGAGVTAITCVTLKKIRAQKLAAATA from the coding sequence ATGATCAACCAACTGATTAATGCCAATTTAATTCAGCTTGATCTGCAAGCAAATAACAAACAAGCCGTTTTTGAAGAGCTGATTGATATCCTACATTCGCAAGGACGTATTTCAGATAAAGCGGCCTTCCTACAAGACATCCAAGCGCGTGAAGAGTTAGGCAACACCGGATTTGAAGACGGCGTCGCGATCCCTCATGCGAAAAGTGCCGCCGTTACCCAACCTGCCGTCGCCATTGGCGTGAGCAAACAGGGCATTGAGTACGGCGCAGAAGACGGTTTGCCTTCCAAACTCTTTTTCATGATCGCGTCACCCGATGGAGGCGATAACCACCATATTGAAGTGTTGGCTGAACTCTCTTCCAAGCTGATCGAAGAAGGTTTCATCGACACATTCCTCAATGCCGAAAACGCCGAGCAAGCACTGCAGTTATTGCTGAAAAAGGCCGAACCTGCGCCAGACACTACCCCATCAGAGAGCAAAGGGTTGATCATTGGTGTGACGGGTTGTCCTGCAGGCATCGCCCACACTTACCTCGCGGCGGAAGCACTGGAAAAAGGCGCGGCGGCGTTGGGCTACGAAATCAAAGTGGAAACCAACGGCTCGATTGGGGTGAAAAACAGCCCAACCGAAGAAGAAATTGCACGTGCAGAGGCGATCGTTGTGGCGTGCGATAAGCAGGTCGACATGGCGCGCTTTGCTGGTAAACGTGTTGTCAAAACCAACGTCAAAGCACCCATTCGCGACGCTCAGAAGCTGATTAATGAAGCGTTAAACGCGCCAAGCTACCAAGCCGAAAGCGCCAGCACGCAGTCGGTGGCGAACAAAGCGTCCCAAGCGCGCTCTGATCTCTATCGTTTCTTGATGAACGGCGTGTCTCACATGATCCCATTCGTGGTCACAGGGGGTCTTCTGATTGCCTTAGCCCTTGCGGTCGGCGGCGAGCCAACCGAAGCGGGCATGGCGATTCCTCCCGGCAGTATGTGGAACCAAATTCTTGAAGTGGGCGTGGTTGCTTTCACACTGATGATCCCGATTTTGGCGGGTTACATTGCCTACGCGATCGCAGACCGACCAGCACTGGCTCCGGGTTTAATTGGTGGTTGGATTGCTAACAACGGCTCTTTCTACGGCGCAGAAGCGGGAACAGGCTTTATTGGTGCCATCATCGCGGGCTTGCTTGTTGGCTACTTCGTTAAGTGGATCACCTCAATCAACTACCACAAGTTTATTCAACCACTGGTTCCGATCATGATTGCGCCTATCACCGCATCGCTGTTCATTGCTGGTCTGTTCATCTTCGTCATCGGCGCCCCTATTGCCAGCTTAATGGATGGTCTCACCGCACTGCTCACCAGCATGAGTACAGGTAACGTGATTCTGCTGGGCATTGTGCTGGGTGGGATGGCCGGCTTTGACATGGGTGGCCCGTTCAACAAAGTGGCGTTCTTGTTCTCTGTCGGCATGATTGCCAGCGGCCAAACCCAGTTCATGGGCGCGATGGCGTGTGCCATTCCGGTTGCACCACTTGGCATGGCGCTCGCCACTGCGATGGGTCGCAAGTTCGATTTATTTGAATCGTCAGAAATTGAAGCAGGTAAAGCGGCGGGCGCAATGGGCTTAGTCGGTATCTCGGAAGGGGCGATTCCATTTGCGGCGCAAGATCCGATGTCGGTTATTCCTGCCAACGTATTGGGTTCTATGGTTGCTGCAGTGATGGCGTTCTCTTTCGGCATCACTAACAGCGTGGCGCACGGTGGCCCTGTGGTGGCACTGCTTGGCGCGATGAACTACCCACTACTTGCGCTGGTTTGTATGGCCTCAGGTGCGGGTGTCACTGCGATCACGTGCGTGACGCTCAAGAAAATCCGCGCACAAAAACTGGCGGCCGCAACCGCTTAA
- a CDS encoding PTS sugar transporter subunit IIA, whose product MMHEYQVTFLVNDVNASAHVAQPLSRVARKFKSTLHIINITQNRSAELAKSLSVLQVGLQEGDFCQITAIGIDAELACFVIKDMLSDHFTVVGSKINYEFSSHLAERLPQICPPAEVKWHYAKAHTELTKFECLKGLAQLIYPVSPDELILAFIKREERSSTCVAPGIAIPHVMFEGIEHIAVAVIKNDESMDWASKMGDVHLAIALVMPSKPNREQIIAATNLTRNLLCDQMVERLLLTHSGVDLQALLMYAMSRLLN is encoded by the coding sequence ATGATGCATGAATATCAAGTCACCTTCTTGGTGAACGATGTTAACGCCAGTGCCCATGTGGCCCAACCATTGTCTCGTGTTGCGCGAAAGTTCAAAAGCACCCTACATATCATCAACATCACGCAAAATCGCAGCGCAGAGTTGGCAAAGTCACTCTCGGTACTGCAAGTAGGGTTGCAAGAAGGGGATTTTTGCCAAATCACCGCCATTGGCATTGATGCCGAACTCGCCTGCTTTGTGATTAAAGACATGCTGTCGGATCACTTCACCGTGGTCGGTTCAAAGATCAACTATGAGTTCTCCAGCCATCTGGCCGAGCGTCTACCGCAAATTTGCCCACCAGCCGAGGTCAAATGGCACTATGCCAAAGCACACACCGAACTCACCAAATTCGAGTGTTTGAAAGGGTTAGCGCAACTGATCTACCCCGTTTCGCCCGATGAACTGATTTTGGCGTTTATCAAGCGAGAAGAGCGCTCTTCCACCTGCGTTGCCCCCGGCATCGCGATTCCTCATGTAATGTTTGAAGGCATTGAACACATTGCTGTGGCGGTGATCAAAAACGATGAATCGATGGATTGGGCTTCCAAAATGGGCGACGTGCATTTAGCCATTGCCTTGGTGATGCCAAGCAAGCCTAATCGAGAACAGATCATCGCCGCGACCAATTTAACGCGCAATTTACTGTGTGATCAAATGGTTGAGCGCCTACTGCTGACTCACAGTGGCGTTGATCTGCAAGCGCTGCTGATGTACGCCATGTCGCGCCTACTAAATTGA
- a CDS encoding helix-turn-helix transcriptional regulator — protein sequence MMFDDLISSVLNERESFHHIWFAGDFHTPPEFSYQVNFPRLELVLDGEYINEMESHDRKVSKIVAKAGDAIFIPSNCWNKPNWDTDCSVLSMLFGRRQLGLSLVSKRKGEANFYDIQKHSIQTRSGFAIDNILEALSSLARENHKKPMDELLLQALLQYAKTMLNAPVEQSHNRVQDLYQGICIYIQENFHRPITRESIASRFSISANHLSRLFRQQGHMTLADYITWVRVDRAKFMLKKYNFKLNEVALRCGFKDVNYFCRVFKNRTGRTPSDYRASI from the coding sequence ATGATGTTTGATGATTTGATTTCATCGGTACTAAATGAACGTGAATCCTTTCATCATATTTGGTTCGCTGGTGATTTTCATACGCCACCTGAATTTAGCTATCAGGTTAACTTTCCCCGTTTGGAGTTAGTCTTGGATGGGGAATACATTAATGAAATGGAAAGCCACGATCGCAAAGTAAGCAAAATTGTCGCCAAAGCGGGTGATGCGATTTTTATTCCTTCTAACTGCTGGAATAAGCCGAATTGGGATACCGATTGTTCGGTGCTGAGCATGTTGTTTGGTCGCCGCCAGTTGGGGCTCAGTTTGGTGAGCAAACGTAAAGGCGAAGCCAACTTTTACGATATCCAAAAGCACAGTATCCAAACCCGTTCAGGTTTTGCCATCGATAACATCTTAGAAGCTCTGAGCTCATTGGCGCGTGAAAATCACAAAAAGCCGATGGACGAGTTGCTGCTGCAAGCCTTGCTGCAATACGCCAAAACCATGCTCAATGCACCGGTTGAGCAGTCGCATAACCGTGTGCAAGATCTCTATCAAGGGATCTGCATTTATATCCAAGAGAACTTCCATCGGCCAATTACCCGTGAAAGCATTGCATCGCGTTTTAGCATCTCCGCCAATCATTTATCGCGACTGTTTCGCCAGCAAGGGCATATGACGTTGGCTGACTACATCACTTGGGTAAGGGTGGATCGCGCCAAGTTTATGCTCAAAAAGTATAACTTTAAGCTCAATGAAGTGGCGCTGCGCTGCGGGTTTAAGGATGTGAACTACTTCTGCCGCGTGTTTAAAAATCGCACGGGGCGCACACCAAGCGATTATCGCGCCTCAATTTAG
- a CDS encoding fructose-specific PTS transporter subunit EIIC, protein MDMTNLIEPEVICLDLKANSKEDVLIELVEMLDKAGKLTDKQQFLRDIWLREEIGNTGFEEGIAIPHAKSHAVALPAVVVGISRQGIDYGAEDGQLSDVFFMLASPDGEDHHHIEVLAQISSKLIEEGFVEKLKAAEDIDQARALFVGHNGVDTLQERGMGEFVHQPLSPMAQRVARIKEHLLFGTSHMMPFIVAGGVLLSLSVMISGHGAVPEQGVLADIAQMGIAGLTLFTVVLGGYIAYSMADKPGLAPGMIGTWIAVNQYHTGFLGAIIVGFWAGFVVRQLKKIELPDSMSSLGSIFIYPLLGTFITCGAIMWVIGSPIASSMLWLNQFLASMADSGKVALGAVLGAMTAFDMGGPINKVATLFAQTQVNTQPWLMGGVGIAICTPPLGMALATLLSPSKFKRDEREAGKAAGIMGMIGISEGAIPFAAADPARVLPAIVAGGIVGNVIGFLFQVLNHAPWGGWIVLPVVDGKVGYIVGTLAGAMTTALIAIALKKTVNEDENSQGDTLAYSSVVGEGQADILAVTSCPSGVAHTFLAAKSLEKAACLLGVKIKVETQGANGIINRITAKDVQRAKFVIFAHDVAIKEPERFKHIKVIDVTTKDAILNAAALMQMKK, encoded by the coding sequence GTGGATATGACCAACCTGATCGAACCCGAAGTCATCTGCTTAGATCTGAAAGCCAACAGCAAAGAAGACGTGCTGATCGAATTGGTGGAGATGCTGGATAAAGCAGGAAAATTGACCGATAAACAGCAATTTTTAAGGGATATTTGGCTAAGAGAAGAGATTGGCAATACCGGTTTTGAAGAGGGGATTGCCATTCCCCACGCCAAAAGTCACGCCGTTGCCTTACCTGCTGTGGTGGTGGGGATCAGCCGCCAAGGGATTGATTACGGAGCGGAAGATGGTCAGCTTTCCGATGTGTTTTTTATGCTCGCCTCCCCCGATGGCGAGGATCATCACCACATTGAAGTGTTGGCACAAATCTCCAGTAAATTGATTGAAGAGGGTTTTGTCGAGAAGCTCAAAGCCGCGGAAGATATCGATCAGGCGCGAGCGTTGTTTGTGGGCCACAACGGCGTCGATACCCTGCAAGAGCGTGGCATGGGTGAGTTTGTTCATCAGCCGCTTAGCCCAATGGCACAACGCGTCGCGCGTATTAAGGAGCATTTGCTGTTTGGCACCTCTCATATGATGCCGTTTATTGTCGCGGGCGGGGTGCTATTGTCGCTTTCTGTGATGATCTCTGGCCATGGCGCGGTGCCAGAGCAGGGAGTATTGGCGGACATAGCGCAAATGGGCATTGCTGGCCTGACTTTGTTTACCGTGGTGCTCGGCGGCTACATTGCCTATTCCATGGCAGACAAACCGGGTTTAGCGCCGGGGATGATTGGCACTTGGATTGCGGTCAATCAATACCATACGGGCTTTTTAGGCGCGATCATTGTGGGTTTTTGGGCGGGCTTTGTGGTGCGTCAACTGAAAAAGATCGAGCTTCCCGACAGCATGAGCTCGCTCGGTTCTATTTTTATCTATCCTCTGCTCGGAACGTTTATTACCTGTGGGGCGATCATGTGGGTGATTGGTTCTCCTATCGCCAGCAGCATGTTGTGGCTTAATCAATTTCTGGCCTCGATGGCCGATTCTGGCAAAGTTGCTTTAGGCGCGGTGCTCGGGGCGATGACCGCGTTTGATATGGGCGGGCCTATCAACAAAGTCGCCACGCTGTTTGCCCAAACGCAAGTGAACACCCAACCTTGGTTGATGGGCGGAGTCGGCATTGCAATTTGTACCCCACCATTGGGGATGGCGCTGGCCACGCTGTTGTCACCAAGCAAATTCAAGCGTGATGAGCGTGAAGCGGGTAAAGCGGCCGGCATTATGGGCATGATTGGTATCAGTGAAGGGGCTATTCCATTTGCCGCGGCGGATCCCGCACGTGTGCTGCCGGCGATTGTTGCTGGCGGTATTGTCGGCAATGTGATTGGTTTTCTCTTCCAAGTACTCAATCACGCGCCTTGGGGCGGCTGGATTGTACTTCCTGTTGTCGATGGAAAAGTGGGCTATATTGTTGGCACGCTTGCCGGTGCCATGACCACGGCGCTGATTGCGATTGCTCTAAAGAAAACCGTCAATGAAGACGAGAACTCGCAAGGCGATACACTGGCGTACTCTTCGGTAGTGGGGGAAGGTCAAGCCGATATTCTTGCTGTCACTTCGTGTCCTTCTGGTGTGGCGCATACTTTCTTGGCGGCGAAATCGCTGGAAAAGGCGGCATGCCTACTCGGGGTGAAAATCAAAGTGGAAACGCAAGGTGCCAACGGCATCATTAATCGAATTACGGCCAAAGATGTTCAAAGGGCTAAGTTTGTGATCTTCGCCCACGACGTCGCCATCAAAGAACCCGAGCGTTTCAAGCACATCAAGGTCATCGACGTCACCACCAAAGACGCGATTTTAAATGCCGCAGCATTGATGCAGATGAAAAAGTAG
- a CDS encoding GH92 family glycosyl hydrolase, with the protein MKLKRTLLSTAVLTAMLGLAGCGSDSDPETPVISTPTLEFVDTLIGTKGLGNVNPSPVMPEGMIQPSPDNFDPNGWNGKGSPVEYDPVHSLLSGFSMTHISGAGKGDLNDFAFLPYTGFNTDAVTMDKSSEVAEVGYYSVDLVETGVKAELSATDRVAFQRYTFKPGEDRKVRIDLQHELLEQYGNHSRSIYYKRVNDTTVVGARTSNEWGQWQTVFFAAEFSDPIIEENLYTKLASESKLTPTDATEVGLEDYRGYAEHKPMPGEPEPDPERLAKRANDVLTHLNFGKSDEPLVVKVAISGTGVDGALKNLEADTNGWDFDTVVQQNRVAWENILGEFELEGGNKADKTMFYTSLYRTFVAPFLYQDVDGKYRGMDGKVHQAEDGLVNYSVYSMWDTFRAAHPLKTIIDKDRAIEHARDLLNKYQTGGVLPKWELHSDYTGEMVGHPAVSVIADIMVKHPEAFTAAEFDLALKAADETVNFNLDKTESWVPYQDAWNGDKRFTIMTRHNDYQEDVGFIPANTKWAPDSGDKPGYVEGLKVDKYDELVNESVSYGLENAYYDWCIAQIAKLAGNDQQYDRYMARSESFKNYFDYNPEQYGKLQDTKGNALGATGFMRPAYMNSGSKVWANNLKAECLDENMALSIPDGMDYNACKDRKALNESDVFWPYRAEHRGEDFTEGNTWQWTWFAPHNLNGLANVMGGEHIDRTDFSLPEDVTEQGKAAFLANLNALFNADSNADTSQSHDMSGYIGQFVMGNEPDHHVPYLYNWTAEPWKTQEIVDQAMNEFYHPTHEGLIGNEDVGQMSAWYVMSALGFYQVIPGEASYTIGRPLFDKAVIPVADGKFTITSENNSQESIYVKSVTINGKQLSDNFSFAHSDLKDGGELHFVMTSDKSEAMKAPQ; encoded by the coding sequence ATGAAACTAAAAAGAACCCTACTCTCTACCGCAGTGTTAACCGCCATGCTTGGTCTTGCTGGTTGTGGCAGCGACTCTGATCCAGAAACTCCAGTTATCTCTACCCCTACTTTGGAATTCGTTGATACCTTGATCGGCACTAAAGGTCTTGGCAACGTCAACCCATCTCCAGTCATGCCAGAAGGTATGATTCAACCGTCACCAGATAACTTCGATCCAAACGGTTGGAATGGCAAAGGCTCACCTGTTGAATACGATCCAGTACACAGCCTGCTTTCTGGCTTCTCAATGACCCATATCTCTGGCGCAGGTAAAGGCGACCTAAACGACTTCGCCTTCTTGCCATACACAGGCTTCAATACCGATGCCGTAACCATGGATAAAAGCTCAGAAGTGGCAGAGGTTGGTTACTACTCGGTTGACCTTGTAGAAACCGGCGTAAAAGCTGAACTGTCGGCAACCGACCGCGTGGCGTTCCAACGTTACACTTTCAAACCGGGTGAAGATCGTAAAGTGCGTATCGACCTGCAACACGAACTGTTGGAGCAATACGGCAACCATTCTCGCAGCATCTACTACAAACGCGTTAACGACACTACAGTCGTAGGCGCGCGTACCTCAAACGAATGGGGTCAATGGCAAACCGTGTTCTTCGCAGCAGAATTCTCTGATCCAATCATCGAAGAAAACCTGTACACCAAGCTGGCTTCTGAAAGCAAACTGACTCCAACCGACGCTACCGAAGTCGGCTTGGAAGATTACCGTGGTTACGCAGAACACAAACCAATGCCGGGCGAACCAGAACCTGATCCAGAACGTTTGGCAAAACGCGCAAACGATGTCCTGACGCATTTGAACTTTGGTAAGAGCGACGAGCCATTGGTGGTCAAAGTAGCAATTTCTGGCACTGGCGTTGACGGCGCACTGAAAAACCTAGAAGCAGACACCAACGGTTGGGATTTCGACACCGTCGTACAACAAAACCGCGTGGCTTGGGAAAACATCCTTGGCGAGTTTGAACTGGAAGGTGGCAACAAAGCCGACAAGACCATGTTCTACACCTCGCTCTACCGTACGTTTGTTGCTCCATTCCTATACCAAGATGTGGATGGCAAATACCGTGGCATGGATGGCAAAGTGCACCAAGCAGAAGATGGCTTGGTGAACTACTCAGTGTACTCAATGTGGGATACTTTCCGCGCCGCACACCCACTGAAAACCATCATCGATAAAGACCGCGCGATTGAACACGCACGCGATCTATTGAACAAATACCAAACGGGCGGTGTGCTGCCAAAATGGGAACTGCACTCGGATTACACCGGTGAAATGGTCGGTCATCCTGCGGTCTCGGTTATTGCCGATATCATGGTCAAACACCCAGAAGCCTTTACCGCAGCCGAGTTTGATTTGGCGTTGAAAGCCGCTGACGAAACAGTCAACTTCAACCTTGATAAAACAGAGAGCTGGGTGCCTTACCAAGATGCTTGGAACGGTGACAAACGCTTCACGATCATGACGCGTCACAACGACTACCAAGAAGACGTCGGCTTTATTCCAGCTAACACCAAATGGGCGCCGGACTCTGGCGACAAACCGGGTTACGTGGAAGGCTTGAAAGTCGATAAGTACGACGAGCTCGTGAACGAGTCAGTGTCTTACGGTCTTGAGAACGCATACTACGACTGGTGTATCGCTCAGATCGCTAAACTTGCGGGCAACGACCAGCAGTACGACCGCTACATGGCACGTTCTGAATCGTTCAAGAACTACTTCGATTACAACCCAGAGCAATACGGTAAACTGCAAGACACCAAAGGCAACGCATTGGGTGCGACGGGTTTTATGCGTCCGGCTTACATGAACAGTGGCAGCAAGGTTTGGGCAAACAACCTGAAAGCCGAATGTTTGGACGAGAACATGGCGCTGTCTATCCCAGACGGTATGGACTACAACGCGTGTAAAGACCGCAAAGCACTCAACGAAAGCGACGTGTTCTGGCCTTACCGTGCTGAGCACCGTGGTGAAGACTTTACCGAAGGCAACACATGGCAATGGACATGGTTTGCACCGCACAACTTGAACGGTCTGGCTAACGTGATGGGTGGCGAGCACATCGACCGTACTGACTTCTCTCTTCCTGAAGACGTAACCGAACAAGGCAAAGCGGCATTCCTCGCTAACTTGAATGCGCTGTTTAATGCAGACTCCAACGCCGATACGAGCCAATCACACGATATGTCGGGCTACATCGGTCAGTTCGTGATGGGTAACGAGCCTGATCACCACGTACCTTACCTATACAACTGGACGGCAGAGCCTTGGAAGACACAAGAAATCGTCGACCAAGCGATGAACGAGTTCTACCACCCAACGCATGAAGGTCTGATTGGTAACGAAGACGTCGGTCAGATGTCGGCTTGGTATGTGATGTCTGCGTTGGGCTTCTATCAAGTCATTCCGGGCGAAGCAAGCTACACCATCGGTCGTCCTCTGTTCGACAAAGCCGTGATTCCAGTCGCGGACGGTAAATTCACCATCACCTCAGAAAATAACAGCCAAGAGAGCATCTACGTGAAGTCGGTGACCATCAACGGCAAACAATTGAGTGATAACTTCAGCTTCGCACACAGCGATTTGAAAGACGGTGGTGAACTGCATTTCGTTATGACTTCAGACAAATCTGAAGCGATGAAAGCACCTCAATAA